From Xylanibacter oryzae DSM 17970, a single genomic window includes:
- the cobC gene encoding alpha-ribazole phosphatase — MEIVLIRHTKVGVPKGTCYGWSDVPLADTFLEEATETKANLEKIKMNFDKVYSSPLSRAEKLAEYCGYPDAERDDRLKEMNMGDWEMQKYDEIQDEALQLWFNDYMHLAATNGESFPIMYARVAGFLDELKKKPYKKVAIFAHGGVLICAGVYGGLFPVEDCFSHLTTYGGIETITI, encoded by the coding sequence ATGGAAATAGTGTTGATAAGACATACCAAAGTTGGCGTTCCTAAAGGAACTTGTTACGGTTGGAGCGATGTTCCACTGGCAGATACCTTTTTGGAGGAAGCAACCGAAACAAAGGCCAATCTTGAAAAAATAAAAATGAATTTTGATAAAGTCTATTCGTCACCTTTATCCAGAGCGGAAAAATTAGCCGAGTACTGTGGGTATCCCGATGCAGAAAGAGATGACAGACTGAAAGAAATGAATATGGGCGATTGGGAAATGCAGAAATATGATGAGATACAAGATGAAGCTTTGCAATTGTGGTTTAATGATTACATGCATCTAGCAGCAACCAATGGAGAAAGTTTTCCTATTATGTATGCCAGAGTTGCCGGATTCCTGGATGAACTTAAGAAAAAACCGTATAAAAAAGTCGCTATCTTTGCACATGGTGGTGTATTGATCTGTGCAGGTGTGTATGGAGGACTATTTCCTGTGGAAGACTGTTTTAGTCATCTTACAACTTACGGTGGTATAGAAACTATAACTATATAA